One genomic segment of Melospiza melodia melodia isolate bMelMel2 chromosome 22, bMelMel2.pri, whole genome shotgun sequence includes these proteins:
- the TMEM203 gene encoding transmembrane protein 203 — MLFSLRELVQWLGFATFEIFLHGLALLAFSVLLVLKVDGAAAALSWWIVFVPFFAADGLSTYFTTIVSVRLFQDGEKRLAVLRLFWILTILSLKFVFEMLLCQKLVEHTRELWYGLIMSPVFILLQLLMIRACRVN, encoded by the coding sequence ATGCTGTTCTCCCTGCGCGAGCTCGTGCAGTGGCTCGGCTTCGCCACCTTCGAGATCTTCCTGCACGGGCTGGCCCTGCTCGCCTTCTCCGTGCTGCTCGTGCTCAAGGTGGACGGCGCGGCCGCCGCGCTCTCCTGGTGGATCGTGTTCGTGCCGTTCTTCGCCGCCGACGGGCTCAGCACCTACTTCACCACCATCGTGTCCGTGCGGCTGTTCCAGGACGGCGAGAAGCGGCTGGCGGTGCTGCGGCTCTTCTGGATCCTCACCATCCTCAGCCTCAAGTTCGTGTTCGAGATGCTGCTGTGCCAGAAGCTGGTGGAGCACACTCGGGAGCTCTGGTACGGGCTCATCATGTCGCCCGTGTtcatcctgctgcagctgctcatgATCCGGGCCTGCCGCGTGAACTGA
- the NDOR1 gene encoding NADPH-dependent diflavin oxidoreductase 1 isoform X1, translated as MMAEKGLLVLFGSQTGTAQDTAERVGREAQRRHLRCRVQALDSCDLANLIHEPLVVFVCATTGQGDPPDNMKMFWRFLFRKSLPGSALCQLDYAVLGLGDSSYPKFNFIAKKLHKRLLQLGANPLLPVALGDDQHDLGPDAVIDPWLVALWEKILALYPLPPGLGIISPDVCLPPKYTLHYLPEDCPEPEGALLQPAPPRGAPCELQPFPARVVSNQRLTAPAHFQDVRLIEFDIAGSGITFSAGDVVMIQPQNCPEDVQQFCQLLRLEPHRRFVLQPTEPGTPLPPLLPQPCSVQYLVTHYLDISCVPRRSFFELLASFSTNELEREKLQEFSSAQGQEELYSYCNRPRRTTLEVLWDFPHSTCAIPADYLLDLIPRIRPRAFSIASSLLTHPERMQILVAVVRYKTRLSKPRRGLCSTWLASLNPEQGDVRVPLWVKKGGMKFPADPGTPVIMIGPGTGVAPFRAAIQERVALGRRGNCLFFGCRHQSKDFYCQAEWEELVTKGFLTLFTAFSRDQEEKVYVQHRIRENGKLLWELLSTENAHIYLAGNAKQMPAAVAEALQSVLQQEGGLSPLEAEEHFTALERSRRFQSETWS; from the exons ATG ATGGCAGAAAAGGGACTCCTGGTGCTCTTTGGCAGCCAGACTGGCACAGCTCAGGACACAGCAGAGAGGGTGGGCAGAGAGGCCCAGAGACGGCACCTGCGCTGCCGGGTGCAGGCCCTGGACAGCTGTGACCTG GCCAACCTCATCCACGAGCCCTTGGTGGTGTTTGTGTGTGCAACCACAGGCCAGGGAGACCCACCTGACAACATGAAG ATGTTCTGGCGGTTCCTGTTCCGGAAGAGCCTCCCTGGCAGCGCCCTGTGCCAGCTGGACTACGCCGTGCTGGGCCTCGGGGACTCCTCCTACCCCAA GTTTAATTTCATTGCCAAGAAGCTGCACAAACGGCTGCTCCAGCTCGGGGCCAACCCGCTGCTGCCCGTGGCCCTGGGGGATGACCAGCATGACCTGGG GCCAGATGCAGTGATTGATCCTTGGCTCGTGGCCTTGTGGGAGAAGATCCTCGCCTTGTATCCTCTCCCTCCTGGCCTCGGGATCATCAGTCCCGACGTGTG CCTGCCCCCCAAATACACACTGCACTACCTGCCTGAGGACTGCCCAGAGCCTGAGggtgccctgctgcagccagcacccCCCCGGGGGGCTCCCTGTGAgctgcagcccttccctgcccGCGTGGTGTCCAACCAGAGGCTCACAGCACCCGCCCATTTCCAGGATGTCCGGCTCATCGAGTTTGACATCGCGGGCTCAGGGATCAC GTTCAGTGCAGGAGACGTGGTGATGATCCAGCCCCAGAACTGCCCTGAAGATGTGCAGCAGTTCTGCCAGCTGCTGCGCCTGGAGCCACACAGACGCTTTGTGCTGCAGCCCACGGAGCCTG GCacacccctccctcccctgctgccacagccctgcagcgTCCAGTACCTGGTGACACACTACCTGGACATCTCCTGTGTGCCACGGCGCTCCTTCTTCGAGCTGCTGGCCTCCTTCTCCACCAACGAGCTGGAGCGGGAGAAGCTGCAGGAGTTCAGCTCGGCCCAGGGCCAGGAGGAGCTGTACAGCTACTGCAACCGGCCCCGCAGGACCACGCTGGAG GTTCTGTGGGATTTCCCTCACAGCACATGTGCCATCCCAGCTGATTACCTGCTCGACCTCATCCCTCGCATCAGGCCCCGTGCCTTCTCCATCGCCTCCTCCCTGCTG ACCCATCCGGAGCGGATGCAGATCCTCGTGGCCGTGGTGCGCTACAAGACGCGGCTCAGCAAACCCCGCCGTGGGCTCTGCTCCACCTGGCTGGCTTCTCTCAACCCAGAGCAGG GTGATGTCCGGGTGCCTCTTTGGGTGAAGAAAGGAGGAATGAAGttcccagctgaccctggcacCCCTGTGATCATGattggccctggcacaggggtggcacccTTCCGAGCAGCGATACAGGAGCGGGTGGCGCTGGGACGCCGAG ggaaCTGCCTCTTCTTCGGCTGCCGACACCAGTCCAAGGACTTCTACTGCCAGGCAGAGTGGGAAGAGCTGGTCACAAAGGGCTTCCTGACactcttcacagccttctccagggaccag GAGGAGAAGGTTTATGTCCAGCACCGCATCCGGGAGAATGGGAagctgctgtgggagctgctgagcACTGAGAATGCTCATATCTACCTGGCTGG GAATGCCAAGcagatgccagcagcagtggctgaggcCCTGCAGTcggtgctgcagcaggagggtgGCCTGTCCCCCTTGGAAGCAGAGGAGCATTTCACAGCCCTGGAACGGTCCCGGCGCTTCCAGTCTGAAACCTGGTCCTGA
- the NDOR1 gene encoding NADPH-dependent diflavin oxidoreductase 1 isoform X2, with amino-acid sequence MKMFWRFLFRKSLPGSALCQLDYAVLGLGDSSYPKFNFIAKKLHKRLLQLGANPLLPVALGDDQHDLGPDAVIDPWLVALWEKILALYPLPPGLGIISPDVCLPPKYTLHYLPEDCPEPEGALLQPAPPRGAPCELQPFPARVVSNQRLTAPAHFQDVRLIEFDIAGSGITFSAGDVVMIQPQNCPEDVQQFCQLLRLEPHRRFVLQPTEPGTPLPPLLPQPCSVQYLVTHYLDISCVPRRSFFELLASFSTNELEREKLQEFSSAQGQEELYSYCNRPRRTTLEVLWDFPHSTCAIPADYLLDLIPRIRPRAFSIASSLLTHPERMQILVAVVRYKTRLSKPRRGLCSTWLASLNPEQGDVRVPLWVKKGGMKFPADPGTPVIMIGPGTGVAPFRAAIQERVALGRRGNCLFFGCRHQSKDFYCQAEWEELVTKGFLTLFTAFSRDQEEKVYVQHRIRENGKLLWELLSTENAHIYLAGNAKQMPAAVAEALQSVLQQEGGLSPLEAEEHFTALERSRRFQSETWS; translated from the exons ATGAAG ATGTTCTGGCGGTTCCTGTTCCGGAAGAGCCTCCCTGGCAGCGCCCTGTGCCAGCTGGACTACGCCGTGCTGGGCCTCGGGGACTCCTCCTACCCCAA GTTTAATTTCATTGCCAAGAAGCTGCACAAACGGCTGCTCCAGCTCGGGGCCAACCCGCTGCTGCCCGTGGCCCTGGGGGATGACCAGCATGACCTGGG GCCAGATGCAGTGATTGATCCTTGGCTCGTGGCCTTGTGGGAGAAGATCCTCGCCTTGTATCCTCTCCCTCCTGGCCTCGGGATCATCAGTCCCGACGTGTG CCTGCCCCCCAAATACACACTGCACTACCTGCCTGAGGACTGCCCAGAGCCTGAGggtgccctgctgcagccagcacccCCCCGGGGGGCTCCCTGTGAgctgcagcccttccctgcccGCGTGGTGTCCAACCAGAGGCTCACAGCACCCGCCCATTTCCAGGATGTCCGGCTCATCGAGTTTGACATCGCGGGCTCAGGGATCAC GTTCAGTGCAGGAGACGTGGTGATGATCCAGCCCCAGAACTGCCCTGAAGATGTGCAGCAGTTCTGCCAGCTGCTGCGCCTGGAGCCACACAGACGCTTTGTGCTGCAGCCCACGGAGCCTG GCacacccctccctcccctgctgccacagccctgcagcgTCCAGTACCTGGTGACACACTACCTGGACATCTCCTGTGTGCCACGGCGCTCCTTCTTCGAGCTGCTGGCCTCCTTCTCCACCAACGAGCTGGAGCGGGAGAAGCTGCAGGAGTTCAGCTCGGCCCAGGGCCAGGAGGAGCTGTACAGCTACTGCAACCGGCCCCGCAGGACCACGCTGGAG GTTCTGTGGGATTTCCCTCACAGCACATGTGCCATCCCAGCTGATTACCTGCTCGACCTCATCCCTCGCATCAGGCCCCGTGCCTTCTCCATCGCCTCCTCCCTGCTG ACCCATCCGGAGCGGATGCAGATCCTCGTGGCCGTGGTGCGCTACAAGACGCGGCTCAGCAAACCCCGCCGTGGGCTCTGCTCCACCTGGCTGGCTTCTCTCAACCCAGAGCAGG GTGATGTCCGGGTGCCTCTTTGGGTGAAGAAAGGAGGAATGAAGttcccagctgaccctggcacCCCTGTGATCATGattggccctggcacaggggtggcacccTTCCGAGCAGCGATACAGGAGCGGGTGGCGCTGGGACGCCGAG ggaaCTGCCTCTTCTTCGGCTGCCGACACCAGTCCAAGGACTTCTACTGCCAGGCAGAGTGGGAAGAGCTGGTCACAAAGGGCTTCCTGACactcttcacagccttctccagggaccag GAGGAGAAGGTTTATGTCCAGCACCGCATCCGGGAGAATGGGAagctgctgtgggagctgctgagcACTGAGAATGCTCATATCTACCTGGCTGG GAATGCCAAGcagatgccagcagcagtggctgaggcCCTGCAGTcggtgctgcagcaggagggtgGCCTGTCCCCCTTGGAAGCAGAGGAGCATTTCACAGCCCTGGAACGGTCCCGGCGCTTCCAGTCTGAAACCTGGTCCTGA